The Corynebacterium pseudopelargi genome contains a region encoding:
- the aspA gene encoding aspartate ammonia-lyase, translating to MASKANTKDLKDTHGAEAEALEEKKQAEQQEAKKQQPSRSTSTKKPKVRIEEDLLGEMEIPEDAYYGIHTMRAIENYQISRTTINHVPEFIRGMVSVKKAAARANRRLHVLPKEKAEAIEWACDQILVEGRCMDQFPIDVFQGGAGTSLNMNTNEVVANLALEYLGKPKGAYDVINPNDDVNMSQSTNDAYPTGFRLGVYACMLRLIDEINELERAFRDKGSEFVDILKMGRTQLQDAVPMTLGEEFQAFAHNLAEEQSVLRTAADRLLEINLGATAIGTGLNTPAGYRHQVTATLSEVTGLEMKSARDLIEATSDTGAYVLAHSAVKRAAMKMSKICNDLRLLSSGPTAGLHEINLPPRAAGSSIMPAKVNPVIPEVCNQVCFKVFGNDLTVTMAAEAGQLQLNVMEPVIGEALFQSLRILANAAATLRTKCVEGITANADVCRAYVENSIGIVTYLNPFIGHHQGDLIGKEAAATGKTVRELVLEKGLMSQELLDQVLSTENLMHPTFRGTLYLEN from the coding sequence ATGGCATCAAAGGCCAACACCAAAGACCTCAAAGACACCCACGGTGCAGAAGCCGAGGCTTTAGAAGAAAAGAAGCAGGCGGAACAGCAAGAGGCCAAAAAGCAGCAGCCTAGCCGCAGCACCTCCACCAAAAAGCCGAAGGTGCGTATTGAAGAAGACCTTCTCGGCGAGATGGAGATCCCCGAGGATGCCTACTACGGCATTCACACCATGCGTGCCATCGAGAACTATCAGATCTCTCGCACCACCATCAACCACGTTCCGGAGTTCATCCGCGGCATGGTCTCGGTAAAAAAGGCAGCGGCAAGAGCTAATCGACGCCTCCACGTCCTGCCAAAGGAAAAGGCCGAAGCCATCGAGTGGGCATGTGATCAGATCTTGGTGGAAGGCCGCTGCATGGATCAATTCCCCATCGACGTCTTCCAAGGCGGCGCAGGCACCAGCTTGAACATGAACACCAATGAGGTGGTAGCCAACCTCGCACTGGAATACCTGGGCAAGCCCAAGGGCGCCTACGACGTGATCAACCCCAATGATGACGTGAATATGAGCCAATCCACCAACGATGCCTACCCCACGGGCTTTCGCCTTGGTGTCTACGCTTGCATGCTGCGTTTGATCGATGAGATCAACGAGCTCGAGCGCGCCTTCCGCGATAAGGGCTCTGAATTCGTGGACATTTTGAAGATGGGCCGCACCCAACTCCAAGATGCCGTTCCAATGACCCTGGGCGAAGAATTCCAGGCCTTTGCCCACAACTTGGCAGAAGAGCAGTCGGTGCTGCGCACCGCCGCAGATCGCCTGCTAGAAATCAACCTTGGCGCCACGGCCATCGGCACCGGCTTGAACACCCCGGCGGGCTACCGCCACCAGGTCACCGCCACCTTGTCGGAAGTAACCGGGCTGGAAATGAAGTCGGCTCGTGACCTCATCGAGGCAACCTCCGATACCGGCGCCTATGTACTGGCACATTCTGCGGTCAAGCGCGCTGCCATGAAGATGTCCAAGATCTGTAACGATCTTCGCCTGCTTTCTTCAGGGCCTACCGCTGGCCTGCACGAGATTAATCTGCCGCCACGCGCCGCAGGTTCTTCGATCATGCCGGCTAAGGTCAATCCGGTGATTCCCGAGGTATGCAACCAGGTGTGCTTCAAGGTCTTCGGCAATGATCTCACCGTGACCATGGCCGCCGAGGCCGGCCAGCTGCAGCTCAATGTGATGGAACCTGTAATCGGTGAGGCACTCTTCCAATCACTGCGCATCCTGGCCAATGCCGCAGCAACGCTGCGCACCAAGTGCGTCGAAGGCATCACCGCCAACGCCGATGTATGCCGTGCCTATGTAGAAAACTCCATTGGCATTGTTACCTACCTCAACCCCTTCATTGGCCACCACCAGGGCGATCTGATTGGTAAAGAGGCCGCAGCCACCGGCAAAACCGTGCGCGAATTGGTGCTAGAAAAAGGTCTGATGAGCCAGGAGCTGCTCGACCAGGTCTTAAGCACCGAAAACCTCATGCACCCCACCTTCCGAGGCACCTTGTACCTGGAAAACTAA